A DNA window from Ranitomeya imitator isolate aRanImi1 chromosome 2, aRanImi1.pri, whole genome shotgun sequence contains the following coding sequences:
- the LOC138662953 gene encoding oocyte zinc finger protein XlCOF6-like produces MWSAALQVEVSTISDPLSEDLLQKNIFLIYPSKMDMDRDKMAERILHLTLEILFRLTGEDYTVVKKTSSDRCQDPVSEGWGRPLSPITGPPPHPLIHEDINDQKILELTYKMIELLTGEVPIRCQDVAVYFSMEEWEYLEGHRDLYKNVIMEVPQPLTSPDLSSKRTTPERCRRPLLPQDCNQEDPSAPQDHQGEDLTHINTTETYVRGDERCKEEIPTYGYPDDRTRKSAGQLTSSMFKSDNLEIPQDTIEVNAITPNIPSSLHSKDLSSDHLEQVLSSDSLPTTKENQSHKISIKNQTAPKTMKTFSFSEYGNSFPLEKSFLKQQKLHKADNRFSCSKCGRYFNQKSDFVSHQRIHTGKKPFSCSECGKCFIRKAQLVTHQITHTGEKPLSCSECGKCFLDKSGLIKHHRSHTGEKPFSCSECGKCFIRKAQLVTHQITHTGEKPFSCSECGKCFIRKVHLVTHQRTHTGEKPFSCSECGKCFNHKANLVIHQKTHTGEKPFSCSECGKCFNQKANLVSHQKTHTGEKPFSCSECGKCFNRKANLDSHQKTHTGEKPFSCSECGKCFNHKTNLVSHQKTHTGEKPFSCSECGKCFNRKANLDSHQKTHTGEKPFSCSECGKCFLDKSGLIKHHRSHTGEKPFSCPECGKCFNHKTNLVSHQKTHTGEKPFSCSECGKCFIRKAQLVTHQITHTGEKPFSCSECGKCFLDKAFLVRHHRSHTGEKPFSCSECGKCFNQKSNLVSHKKTHTGEKPFSCSECGKCFNQKSNLVSHKKTHM; encoded by the exons gtctctacaatatcggatcctctcagtgaagatcttctacaaaagaatattttcctgatttacccatcaaagatggatatggacagagacaagatggcggagaggatattacacctcaccctagagatcctcttccggcttactggagag gattacacagtggtgaagaagacctctagtgatcgctgtcaggaccctgtgtctgagggatggggaagacccctgagcccaatcacggggcctccacctcaccccctgatccatgaggacatcaatgaccagaagatcctagaactcacctacaagatgattgagctgctgactggagag gttcctataaggtgtcaggatgtcgctgtctatttctccatggaggagtgggagtatttagaaggacacagagatctgtacaagaacgtcataatggaggttccccagcccctcacatctccag acctatccagtaagaggacaacaccagagagatgtcgccgtcctcttcttccacaggactgtaaccaagaagatcccagtgctcctcaggatcatcag ggtgaagatctgacccatattaatactacagagacgtatgtgaggggggatgagcggtgtaaagaggagattcccacatatggctacccag atgaccgtACCAGGAAATCagcaggacagctgacatcttcaatgtttaaatcagataatcttgagatcccacaggatacaattgaagtgaatgccattactccaaatataccttcatcccttcacagcaaagatctgtcatctgatcatttggaacaggtcctgtcttctgattcattaccgactactaaggaaaatcaaagtcacaaaataagcattaaaaatcaAACTGCACCTAAAACAATGaagacattttcattttcagaatatggaaatagttttcccctagAAAAGTCATTTCTCAAGCAACAAAAACTTCACAAAGCAGacaatagattttcttgttccaagtgtgggagatattttaaccagaaatcagattttgtcagtcaccagagaattcacacagggaagaagccattttcatgttcagaatgtgggaaatgttttattcggaaagcgcagcttgttacccaccaaataactcacacaggagagaagcctttgtcctgttcagaatgtgggaaatgttttctagaTAAATCGGGTCTTATCAAacatcatagatctcacacaggggagaaacctttttcatgttcagaatgtgggaaatgttttattcggaaagcgcagcttgttacccaccaaataactcacacaggagagaagcctttttcctgttcagaatgtgggaaatgttttattcgaAAAGTGCATcttgttacccaccaaagaactcacacaggagagaagcctttttcctgttcagaatgtgggaaatgttttaaccacaaagcgaatcttgttattcaccagaaaacccacacaggggagaagcctttttcatgttcagaatgtgggaaatgttttaaccagaaagcgaatcttgttagccaccagaaaacccacacaggggagaagcctttttcatgttcagaatgtgggaaatgttttaacaggaaagcgaatcttgatagccaccagaaaacccacacaggagagaagcctttttcctgttcagaatgtgggaaatgctttaaccacaaaacgaatcttgttagccaccagaaaacccacacaggggagaagcctttttcatgttcagaatgtgggaaatgttttaacaggaaagcgaatcttgatagccaccagaaaacccacacaggagagaagcctttttcttgttcagaatgtgggaaatgttttctagaTAAATCAGGTCTTATCAAacatcatagatctcacacaggggagaagcctttttcctgtcccgaatgtgggaaatgttttaaccacaaaacgaatcttgttagccaccagaaaacccacacaggggagaagcctttttcctgttcagaatgtgggaaatgttttattcggaaagcgcagcttgttacccaccaaataactcacacaggagagaagcctttttcctgttcagaatgtgggaaatgttttctagaTAAAGCATTTCTTGTcagacatcatagatctcacacaggggagaagcctttttcctgttcagaatgtgggaaatgttttaaccagaaatcgaatcttgttagccacaagaaaacccacacaggggagaagcctttttcctgttcagaatgtgggaaatgttttaaccagaaatcgaatcttgttagccacaaGAAAACCCACATGTGA